A single genomic interval of Brevibacillus brevis harbors:
- the glmS gene encoding glutamine--fructose-6-phosphate transaminase (isomerizing) produces MCGIMGYIGNKEAQPILINGLRKLEYRGYDSAGIAICDGATIGIRKAKGRIDVLESQTQKSGLQGSIGIGHTRWATHGRPSDENSHPHFDQSGKFSIVHNGIIENYLDLKQELIEKGVTFTSETDTEVIVHLLAQEYDDNLVAAVQKVAGKIRGAFALGVITEHEPDKLIAVRMASPLIIGVGENENFIGSDIPAILEHTRDVYVLEDGDLAILTKDSVHLMRLDTTEPIERELVRIEWDKEQAEKDGFAHYMQKEIYEQPRALRNTMTGRIDATQQKVVFPNLQLSEASAKNVEKIYIVACGTAYHAGLIGKHVIERLAQIPVEVDVASEFRYRRPLFQPNTLTIAVSQSGETADTLAAMREAKRNGSAVLAITNVVGSSIARDADDVITTNAGPEIAVASTKAYTSQLIAFYLFGIYLAQAKGTLDADTRASLLHQLTSLPDQVEHILAHADEIRHFAESIKDEQHLFFIGRGLDHAVSMEGSLKLKEISYIHSEAYAAGELKHGTLALIEEGTRVIALATQDELHEKMISNITEVKARGAKVLGITLEGHVELHRSVDDVCLIPQTDALLTPVLAVIPLQLISYYTSVALGNDVDRPRNLAKSVTVE; encoded by the coding sequence ATGTGCGGAATTATGGGATATATCGGGAACAAGGAAGCGCAGCCGATTCTAATCAATGGGCTGCGAAAGCTGGAATACAGAGGCTATGATTCGGCTGGCATTGCGATTTGTGACGGAGCAACCATCGGCATTCGCAAAGCAAAAGGCAGAATTGACGTACTGGAGAGCCAAACCCAAAAGTCCGGCTTGCAGGGCTCCATCGGCATTGGTCATACGCGCTGGGCGACCCACGGACGACCGTCTGATGAAAACTCTCATCCTCATTTTGATCAATCCGGCAAGTTCTCGATCGTGCATAACGGCATTATCGAGAACTATCTGGATCTCAAGCAGGAGTTGATTGAAAAAGGCGTGACGTTTACTTCGGAGACGGATACGGAGGTCATCGTGCACCTTTTGGCGCAGGAATACGATGACAACCTGGTTGCGGCAGTGCAGAAGGTCGCTGGCAAAATTCGCGGAGCATTTGCTCTCGGTGTGATAACAGAGCATGAGCCTGACAAGCTGATTGCAGTTCGTATGGCAAGCCCGTTGATTATCGGGGTAGGGGAGAATGAGAATTTTATCGGTTCTGATATCCCGGCGATCCTGGAGCATACGCGCGATGTGTACGTTCTCGAAGACGGAGACCTGGCGATTCTGACCAAAGATTCAGTTCACCTCATGCGTCTGGATACGACTGAGCCAATCGAGCGAGAGCTGGTGCGTATTGAGTGGGACAAGGAGCAAGCGGAAAAAGACGGCTTTGCTCACTATATGCAAAAGGAAATTTACGAGCAGCCGCGAGCCCTGCGCAATACCATGACAGGTCGAATCGATGCTACCCAGCAAAAGGTTGTTTTCCCCAATCTTCAGCTATCGGAAGCGAGTGCCAAGAATGTGGAGAAAATCTACATTGTCGCATGCGGTACCGCTTATCATGCTGGCTTGATCGGCAAGCATGTGATCGAACGACTGGCACAGATTCCGGTAGAAGTAGATGTAGCGTCGGAGTTTCGTTACCGTCGCCCGCTCTTTCAGCCCAATACGCTTACGATTGCCGTCAGTCAATCAGGGGAGACAGCAGATACATTGGCAGCCATGCGGGAAGCCAAACGAAACGGCTCAGCAGTACTCGCTATTACGAATGTAGTCGGTAGCTCGATTGCCCGTGATGCCGATGATGTGATTACGACAAATGCAGGTCCGGAAATCGCGGTTGCTTCGACGAAGGCATATACCTCGCAGCTGATTGCGTTTTACTTGTTCGGCATTTATTTGGCACAAGCGAAGGGGACGCTGGACGCTGACACCCGTGCTTCACTGCTTCACCAACTGACCAGTCTTCCGGATCAAGTCGAGCATATACTCGCGCATGCAGATGAGATACGTCATTTTGCTGAATCGATCAAGGACGAGCAGCATCTGTTTTTCATCGGACGAGGACTCGATCATGCGGTATCTATGGAAGGCTCGCTCAAGCTGAAGGAAATCTCGTATATTCACTCGGAGGCGTATGCGGCAGGAGAGCTAAAGCACGGCACGCTGGCGCTGATCGAAGAGGGAACGAGAGTCATCGCCCTGGCTACACAGGATGAGCTGCATGAAAAAATGATCAGTAATATTACAGAAGTGAAAGCCCGTGGAGCAAAAGTTCTCGGTATTACCTTGGAAGGACATGTAGAGCTGCATCGCTCGGTTGATGATGTTTGCCTGATTCCGCAGACAGATGCCTTGCTTACACCTGTTCTAGCCGTTATCCCCCTTCAGCTCATTTCCTATTACACTTCTGTTGCGCTCGGCAATGACGTAGATCGTCCACGAAATTTGGCCAAAAGTGTAACAGTTGAGTAA